A genomic stretch from uncultured Cohaesibacter sp. includes:
- the fliJ gene encoding flagellar export protein FliJ, with translation MKSRESLIRLKRFQVDEKRRQVGQIELMVTEFEGMIRDLDAQIAVEEEKAGISDIAHFAYPTFAKAAIQRKENLQVSIDDLNEQLERAQDQLREAVAEMKKVEMLEERDHHREQAARDQAEQDELDDFAMIGHRRGH, from the coding sequence ATGAAGTCGCGTGAAAGTCTTATTCGCCTGAAACGGTTTCAAGTCGATGAAAAACGTCGTCAGGTCGGGCAGATTGAATTGATGGTCACTGAGTTTGAAGGCATGATCCGTGACCTCGATGCGCAGATTGCCGTCGAGGAGGAGAAGGCCGGCATCAGTGATATTGCCCATTTCGCCTATCCAACCTTTGCGAAAGCTGCCATTCAGCGCAAGGAAAATCTGCAGGTTTCGATCGATGATCTGAACGAACAGCTGGAACGGGCGCAGGATCAGCTGCGTGAAGCTGTTGCCGAGATGAAAAAGGTCGAAATGCTTGAAGAGCGCGATCATCATCGCGAACAGGCCGCACGAGATCAGGCCGAGCAGGACGAACTTGATGATTTCGCGATGATTGGTCATCGCCGAGGCCACTAG
- a CDS encoding chemotaxis response regulator protein-glutamate methylesterase, which yields MSAEATVAKSTSRQVKVMVVDDSVVIRGLIGRWVTEDPALELVGSHRNGRLAVEDIAKSKPDIVVLDIEMPDMDGLTALPLLLKNYSKARILMASTLTRRNAEISLRALSLGATDYVPKPESNSQITTSREFRIELLAKIKAIGGAVEDGPAQFRASRAAARPGTAPTARAQQSRQAMAADAAAGRKPVSAAAPVPAGAVAGPNGIMLRKMGSARPRALLIGSSTGGPQALEKLLQEIGPQMRSAPILITQHMPATFTAILADHLARASGMPSAEAKDGEVVQNGHIYVAPGGKHMELTKQAGQAVIKLTDGPPVNFCKPAVDPFFESAAQVYGAAALGVILTGMGHDGAAGARHIVDAGGSILAQDEASSVVWGMPGAAAQAGVCAAVIPLNQIGSKVMRVFRGERT from the coding sequence ATGTCCGCTGAGGCTACTGTTGCGAAATCCACTTCACGGCAAGTGAAAGTGATGGTAGTTGACGACTCTGTTGTTATTCGTGGTTTGATTGGTCGCTGGGTGACTGAAGACCCGGCTCTTGAACTGGTCGGGTCACATCGCAATGGCCGGCTGGCCGTTGAGGATATCGCCAAGTCCAAGCCGGATATCGTCGTTCTCGACATTGAAATGCCAGACATGGACGGGCTGACAGCACTGCCGCTGCTTTTGAAAAACTATTCAAAAGCCCGGATATTGATGGCCTCGACCCTTACCCGTCGCAACGCCGAAATCAGTTTGCGTGCCTTGTCGCTCGGTGCAACAGATTATGTGCCCAAGCCGGAATCCAACAGTCAAATCACCACATCGCGTGAATTTCGCATAGAGCTGCTGGCCAAGATCAAGGCCATTGGTGGTGCGGTTGAGGATGGTCCGGCACAGTTTCGTGCATCGCGTGCTGCCGCGCGTCCGGGAACGGCTCCTACGGCCCGCGCACAGCAAAGCCGACAGGCAATGGCTGCTGATGCGGCAGCTGGACGCAAACCTGTCTCTGCCGCCGCTCCAGTGCCCGCAGGGGCTGTTGCTGGCCCTAACGGGATCATGTTGCGCAAGATGGGGTCCGCACGCCCTCGTGCTCTGCTGATTGGCAGCTCCACAGGAGGGCCTCAGGCACTTGAAAAGCTTCTACAGGAAATCGGGCCGCAGATGCGTTCGGCCCCGATCCTGATCACTCAGCATATGCCAGCAACCTTCACGGCCATTCTGGCTGACCATCTGGCCCGGGCATCCGGGATGCCGTCAGCCGAGGCAAAAGATGGCGAGGTTGTTCAGAACGGGCATATCTATGTTGCCCCTGGTGGCAAACATATGGAATTGACCAAACAGGCCGGTCAGGCTGTTATCAAGCTGACCGATGGCCCTCCGGTGAATTTCTGCAAGCCAGCAGTGGATCCATTTTTCGAAAGTGCTGCCCAGGTATACGGCGCAGCTGCTCTTGGTGTCATTCTGACCGGAATGGGTCATGATGGTGCTGCAGGGGCTCGCCATATTGTCGATGCTGGTGGCAGTATATTAGCTCAAGATGAAGCAAGCAGTGTTGTTTGGGGCATGCCAGGAGCCGCCGCTCAGGCCGGTGTCTGTGCTGCCGTCATACCGCTCAATCAGATTGGCTCCAAAGTAATGCGTGTATTTAGGGGGGAGCGGACATGA
- a CDS encoding protein-glutamate O-methyltransferase CheR, protein MTPQEYAFLQGFLKEKSGLVLSNDKQYLIESRLMPIARKAGLQSISELIGKLRGFGDRTLQTAVVEAMTTNESFFFRDKTPFEHFVDTIVPHLVETRKRGRVRIWCAAASTGQEPYSLAMSLKENASKLGGLSFEIIATDISQEVLEKAKAGFYSQFEVQRGLPVQLLLKYFTQHGEMWQIAPEIRSMVNYKPFNLLESFSSMGQFDVIFCRNVLIYFDQATKTDIMQRLAKQMPDDGYLLLGAAETVVGLTNAFQAVPGKRGLYCNARGAAGKTAGSAQPKIAVGQSAFGSRALGASPTAAKPTAFSSSRLSSIPGGRK, encoded by the coding sequence ATGACGCCACAAGAATATGCTTTCTTGCAGGGCTTCTTGAAAGAAAAATCGGGCTTGGTACTCTCGAATGATAAGCAATATCTGATCGAGAGCCGCTTGATGCCGATTGCGCGTAAGGCTGGCTTGCAGTCCATCAGCGAGCTGATCGGCAAGCTGAGGGGATTTGGCGACCGGACTTTGCAGACGGCCGTGGTCGAAGCGATGACCACCAATGAATCTTTCTTCTTTCGCGATAAGACACCTTTCGAGCATTTCGTTGATACGATTGTGCCCCATTTGGTCGAGACCCGGAAACGGGGGCGTGTGCGCATCTGGTGTGCTGCGGCCTCTACGGGGCAGGAACCTTATTCTCTGGCCATGAGCCTTAAGGAAAATGCCTCGAAATTGGGTGGCTTGAGCTTTGAGATCATCGCGACTGATATTTCTCAAGAGGTGTTGGAAAAGGCGAAGGCCGGTTTCTACAGCCAGTTTGAAGTTCAGCGCGGATTGCCTGTCCAGCTATTGCTGAAATACTTCACCCAGCATGGGGAAATGTGGCAAATCGCTCCCGAAATCCGCTCCATGGTAAATTACAAGCCGTTCAATCTTCTGGAGAGCTTCTCCTCTATGGGGCAGTTTGATGTGATCTTTTGCCGCAATGTGCTGATCTACTTCGATCAGGCAACCAAGACCGACATCATGCAGAGGCTGGCAAAGCAGATGCCTGATGATGGATATTTGCTGCTTGGCGCTGCGGAAACCGTCGTTGGCTTGACAAACGCCTTTCAGGCGGTGCCTGGCAAGCGTGGCCTTTACTGCAACGCGCGCGGTGCTGCCGGAAAAACAGCCGGATCGGCGCAGCCCAAGATTGCTGTCGGGCAAAGTGCCTTCGGATCTCGTGCCTTGGGAGCGAGCCCAACCGCTGCAAAGCCGACTGCGTTCTCCTCTTCGCGTTTGTCCAGCATTCCTGGTGGCCGCAAGTAA
- a CDS encoding paraquat-inducible protein A produces MRSFLLPILLAIAAFSFGLGLTLPLVSLDKLLFFTETPSLTTIITGLWEQEERVLALVILAFSVLLPAVKILLLHIAVYRGRKSRSLAVLSVVSKWSMMDVLLVALVIFSAKTSGLATASAMPGIWFYGAATLASVVASVMVRK; encoded by the coding sequence GTGAGATCTTTCCTTCTGCCGATCCTGTTGGCGATAGCTGCCTTTTCCTTCGGTCTAGGCCTTACATTGCCGTTGGTTTCCCTCGACAAGCTGCTTTTCTTCACTGAAACTCCGTCGCTGACGACCATTATTACAGGCCTCTGGGAGCAGGAAGAGCGGGTTCTGGCTCTGGTGATCCTGGCTTTCTCGGTGCTTTTGCCCGCGGTCAAGATCCTGCTGTTGCATATTGCCGTCTACAGGGGCAGGAAATCGCGCTCTCTTGCGGTGCTCTCCGTGGTGAGTAAATGGTCCATGATGGACGTGCTTCTTGTGGCGCTGGTCATCTTTTCGGCCAAGACAAGTGGCCTTGCAACGGCTTCTGCCATGCCCGGAATCTGGTTCTACGGAGCCGCAACACTGGCCTCGGTCGTGGCCTCTGTCATGGTCCGAAAATAG
- a CDS encoding response regulator transcription factor codes for MRVLLIEDDGATAQSIELMLKSESFNVYTTDLGEEGIDLGKLYDYDIILLDLNLPDMSGYEVLRTLRVSKVKTPILILSGLAGIEDKVRGLGFGADDYMTKPFHKDELVARIHAIVRRSKGHAQSVITTGELTVNLDTKTVEVEGQRVHLTGKEYQMLELLSLRKGTTLTKEMFLNHLYGGMDEPELKIIDVFICKLRKKLATATGGRNYIETVWGRGYVLREPDEEGMRESA; via the coding sequence ATGCGCGTTTTGCTAATTGAGGATGACGGCGCCACAGCACAGAGCATCGAGTTGATGCTCAAGTCTGAAAGCTTCAATGTCTACACAACCGATCTCGGTGAAGAAGGCATTGACCTTGGTAAGCTGTATGACTACGACATAATTCTACTGGACTTGAACCTGCCGGATATGAGCGGGTACGAAGTGCTTCGTACTCTGCGTGTGTCCAAGGTGAAAACTCCGATCCTTATCCTTTCCGGTCTGGCCGGCATTGAGGACAAGGTTCGTGGGCTAGGCTTCGGTGCAGATGACTACATGACCAAGCCATTCCACAAGGATGAGCTGGTAGCCCGCATTCACGCGATCGTAAGACGCTCGAAGGGCCACGCACAGTCTGTTATCACGACTGGCGAGTTGACCGTAAACCTCGACACCAAGACCGTCGAAGTGGAAGGTCAGCGCGTCCATCTGACAGGCAAAGAATACCAGATGCTTGAGCTTTTGAGCCTGCGCAAGGGAACAACCCTCACCAAAGAGATGTTCCTGAACCATCTTTATGGTGGCATGGATGAACCAGAGTTGAAAATTATCGACGTGTTCATCTGTAAACTGCGCAAAAAGCTCGCAACGGCAACCGGTGGTCGAAATTATATCGAAACCGTATGGGGCCGTGGCTATGTGCTGCGCGAACCAGACGAAGAGGGTATGCGAGAGAGCGCCTGA
- a CDS encoding chemotaxis protein CheW, whose translation MSNHHLTQELEDDSVNETIQYVTIFISGQLFGLPINRVHDVFVPESVTRVPLSQVEIAGVLNLRGRIVTAIDMRKRLGLPPHEHVGSMMAIGIEFKEESYGLIIDSVGEVLDLSETSREAVPSNLDSRWADIAAGVHRLEKELMVILDVDRVLGDMVTTGVAA comes from the coding sequence ATGAGCAACCATCATCTGACACAAGAGCTGGAAGACGATAGCGTCAATGAAACAATCCAGTATGTGACGATCTTCATTTCAGGCCAGCTCTTTGGTTTGCCAATCAATCGTGTTCATGACGTGTTCGTTCCTGAATCCGTCACCCGCGTTCCGCTGTCTCAGGTGGAAATTGCCGGTGTGCTGAATCTTCGCGGACGCATCGTGACAGCAATTGATATGCGCAAGCGTCTTGGTCTGCCCCCTCATGAACATGTGGGAAGCATGATGGCTATCGGAATCGAGTTCAAGGAGGAATCCTACGGCCTGATTATCGATAGTGTTGGGGAGGTTTTGGATTTGAGCGAGACGAGCCGTGAGGCCGTACCAAGCAACCTTGATTCCCGCTGGGCTGACATTGCGGCCGGCGTGCATCGCTTGGAAAAGGAACTCATGGTTATTCTCGATGTTGATCGGGTTCTGGGCGATATGGTTACAACGGGCGTTGCTGCCTAG
- a CDS encoding response regulator translates to MKTCLVVDDSSVIRKVARRILEDLDFEIFEAEDGKEALESCAAQMPDAVLLDWNMPVMDGLDFLMELRKLEDGANPKVIFCTTENDVAHIAKAIRAGANEYIMKPFDRDIVEAKLQEVGLI, encoded by the coding sequence ATGAAAACGTGTCTGGTAGTTGATGACTCCAGTGTAATCAGAAAAGTTGCTCGTCGCATTCTTGAGGATCTCGATTTCGAGATCTTCGAGGCGGAAGATGGCAAGGAAGCTCTGGAGAGCTGTGCGGCGCAAATGCCGGATGCCGTGTTGCTTGACTGGAATATGCCTGTCATGGACGGTCTGGATTTTCTCATGGAGCTTCGCAAACTGGAAGATGGAGCAAATCCGAAGGTTATTTTCTGTACAACTGAAAACGATGTCGCGCACATAGCAAAGGCAATCCGCGCAGGCGCAAACGAGTATATCATGAAGCCGTTTGATCGCGATATCGTGGAAGCCAAGCTTCAAGAAGTTGGTCTGATTTAA
- the hemG gene encoding menaquinone-dependent protoporphyrinogen IX dehydrogenase, giving the protein MAKIALYFVSQDGQTKKIAHTLSNHLTNLSHQVTVFDLKSNAVSASDIEAADLVIVLAAIRYGLHLKPAELFLKANGDKLCKKPLVMLSVNLTARKPHKRSIEHSVYLQKWLKRHPLNPKIVRAIAGKLDYPRYRFFDRFMIQLIMRITKGPTDPSLTIEYTDWDQVKELAEEISLLV; this is encoded by the coding sequence ATGGCAAAAATCGCTCTTTACTTCGTTAGCCAGGATGGCCAGACGAAGAAAATCGCCCACACGCTTTCCAATCATCTTACAAATCTGTCCCATCAGGTCACGGTGTTTGACCTGAAGAGCAATGCTGTTTCGGCTTCGGATATCGAGGCGGCGGATCTGGTGATCGTGCTTGCTGCGATCCGTTACGGCTTGCATCTCAAGCCTGCGGAGCTGTTTCTCAAGGCAAATGGGGATAAGCTGTGCAAGAAACCGCTGGTGATGCTATCGGTCAATCTCACCGCCCGCAAGCCGCACAAGCGGTCTATCGAACATAGCGTCTATCTGCAAAAATGGCTCAAGCGCCATCCGCTCAATCCGAAAATTGTTCGGGCTATCGCCGGAAAGCTCGATTATCCCAGATACCGCTTTTTTGACCGCTTCATGATTCAACTGATCATGCGGATCACCAAGGGGCCGACCGATCCGAGCCTGACGATCGAGTATACGGACTGGGATCAGGTAAAAGAGCTGGCCGAAGAGATCTCCCTGCTTGTATAA
- a CDS encoding chemotaxis protein CheW, translating to MDDLLREFIEETNESLDVVDVELVKFEQEPNNAQILDNIFRLVHTIKGTCGFLGLPRLEALAHAAETLMGKFRDGAPVTGEAVSIILVSLDRIKEIVGELEANEAEPEGSDDDLIDQLDRLSGIGKYAGQGTSVVDQANGGAAEAPAAEAAEETPVAEAKSEGEPAHEVYQVLERELKAGEVSLDELERAFREADGPDDFDVAQSAKEAAEAAIADAAAQKRMGKVPTSKAPVEKAPVAKKKKEEPKAEKEQKSGGGAHQSIRVNVETLEHLMTMVSELVLTRNQLLEIVRRHEDSEFKVPLQRLSNVTVELQEGVMKTRMQPIGNAWQKLPRIVRDLANDLHKEIDLVMIGQDTELDRQVLELIKDPLTHMVRNSADHGLENGEERVAMGKPAKGTVTLSAYHEGGHIIIDISDDGRGINTEKVKEKILKSELATEAELDKMSEQQINKFIFAAGFSTAEKVTNVSGRGVGMDVVRNNIELIGGSVDLKSIPGKGSTFSIKIPLTLAIVSTLLVEASGDRFAIPQLSVVELVRVQNNSEHKIERIKDTPVLRLRNKLLPLIHLSNLLGIDKKGETNDIELDDNGFIVVMQVGAQTFGVVVDAVFHTEEIVVKPMATMLRHLTMFSGNTILGDGSVIMILDPNGVAQAFGSHVGTDVEANTEAAEKEALPEEQNTVSLLIFRAGSPEPKAVPLSLVTRLEEFEIEQIEFSNGRDMVQYRGSLMPLVQVNDFVQRRTEGSQPMLVFSDAGRSMGLVVDEIVDIVDEQLNIEVSSEVPGILGTAVIKGKATEIIDVGHFLPQAFEDWFHRKEMSDEDLLTKKLLFVDDSSFFRNMLGPVLKAAGYEVTICSSGVEALSVLERDPSYEIVVSDIEMPEMNGFELCEAIRRQPATRDIPIIALSSLCTPAAIERGRQAGFNDYVAKFDRPGLIASLKEQRIELGVAA from the coding sequence ATGGATGATCTTTTACGTGAATTTATCGAGGAAACGAACGAGAGCCTTGACGTCGTAGACGTTGAGCTTGTGAAATTTGAGCAAGAGCCAAATAACGCTCAGATCCTCGATAACATCTTTCGTCTCGTACATACTATCAAAGGAACTTGCGGTTTCTTGGGGCTTCCAAGGCTCGAGGCCCTCGCGCATGCCGCCGAGACCTTGATGGGCAAGTTCCGAGATGGGGCTCCTGTGACGGGAGAAGCCGTTTCTATCATTCTTGTCTCGCTTGATCGGATTAAAGAGATTGTCGGAGAGCTGGAGGCGAATGAGGCGGAACCTGAAGGCTCTGATGATGATCTCATCGACCAGTTGGACCGTTTGTCGGGCATAGGGAAATATGCCGGGCAGGGGACTTCTGTGGTCGATCAGGCAAATGGCGGTGCAGCTGAAGCGCCCGCAGCCGAAGCTGCTGAAGAAACCCCGGTAGCTGAAGCAAAATCCGAAGGTGAACCGGCGCACGAAGTCTACCAAGTGCTTGAGCGCGAGCTTAAGGCTGGCGAAGTTTCTCTTGATGAACTGGAACGCGCTTTCCGCGAAGCTGATGGCCCTGACGATTTTGACGTCGCTCAGAGTGCCAAGGAAGCCGCAGAGGCTGCCATTGCCGATGCCGCGGCTCAGAAACGTATGGGCAAGGTGCCAACAAGCAAGGCACCTGTCGAGAAAGCGCCTGTAGCCAAAAAGAAAAAAGAAGAGCCAAAGGCTGAGAAAGAGCAGAAATCAGGCGGCGGGGCACATCAGTCCATCCGTGTGAATGTCGAAACGCTCGAACATCTCATGACCATGGTCTCCGAGCTGGTGCTGACCCGCAACCAGCTGCTGGAAATTGTGCGCCGTCATGAAGATTCAGAATTCAAGGTGCCTTTGCAGCGTCTTTCCAACGTAACCGTTGAACTGCAGGAAGGGGTCATGAAGACCCGCATGCAGCCAATCGGAAACGCCTGGCAGAAACTGCCTCGCATCGTTCGCGATCTGGCTAACGATCTGCACAAGGAAATCGATCTGGTCATGATCGGTCAGGATACGGAACTTGATCGTCAGGTTCTGGAACTGATCAAGGATCCTTTGACACACATGGTGCGCAACTCTGCCGACCATGGTCTGGAGAATGGCGAAGAACGTGTTGCCATGGGCAAGCCGGCGAAGGGCACCGTTACCCTTTCTGCTTACCATGAAGGCGGTCACATTATCATCGACATTTCCGATGACGGTCGCGGTATTAACACCGAGAAGGTCAAGGAAAAGATCCTCAAGAGCGAGCTTGCGACCGAAGCTGAACTGGACAAAATGTCCGAGCAGCAGATCAACAAGTTCATCTTTGCGGCTGGCTTCTCAACGGCTGAAAAAGTGACCAACGTGTCTGGTCGCGGTGTTGGCATGGACGTTGTCCGCAACAACATCGAATTGATCGGTGGATCTGTTGATCTCAAATCCATTCCGGGCAAGGGATCGACTTTCTCCATCAAGATCCCGCTCACGCTGGCCATTGTTTCCACCCTGTTGGTTGAAGCTTCAGGCGATCGTTTTGCGATCCCGCAGCTCTCGGTGGTCGAACTGGTGCGTGTCCAGAACAATTCCGAGCACAAGATAGAGCGGATCAAGGATACGCCGGTACTGCGCTTGCGCAACAAGCTGCTGCCGCTCATCCATTTGAGCAACCTGCTGGGCATCGACAAGAAGGGCGAGACCAACGATATCGAGCTGGATGATAATGGTTTCATTGTCGTCATGCAGGTTGGTGCCCAGACCTTCGGCGTTGTCGTCGATGCGGTCTTCCACACTGAGGAAATCGTGGTCAAGCCTATGGCGACCATGCTGCGTCATCTGACCATGTTCTCGGGCAACACCATTCTGGGTGATGGCTCCGTGATCATGATCCTTGATCCCAATGGTGTGGCTCAGGCCTTCGGTAGCCATGTTGGCACCGATGTGGAAGCCAATACCGAAGCCGCAGAAAAAGAAGCGCTGCCAGAGGAACAGAATACCGTGTCCCTGCTTATCTTCCGCGCCGGCTCTCCGGAACCGAAAGCGGTGCCGCTGTCACTGGTCACACGTCTGGAAGAATTCGAGATCGAGCAGATCGAATTCTCCAACGGACGCGACATGGTGCAGTATCGCGGTAGCTTGATGCCTCTTGTTCAGGTCAATGATTTCGTGCAACGCCGCACAGAGGGCAGCCAGCCGATGCTGGTCTTCTCCGATGCTGGGCGCTCCATGGGGCTCGTTGTTGATGAGATCGTCGATATTGTCGATGAGCAGCTCAATATTGAGGTTTCTTCGGAAGTTCCGGGCATTCTTGGTACTGCCGTGATCAAGGGCAAGGCAACGGAAATCATCGATGTCGGCCACTTCCTGCCACAGGCCTTCGAGGATTGGTTCCATCGCAAGGAAATGAGTGACGAAGACCTTCTGACCAAGAAACTGCTGTTTGTTGACGACTCCAGCTTCTTCCGTAACATGCTTGGCCCAGTGCTGAAAGCAGCCGGATATGAAGTGACGATCTGTTCGTCGGGTGTCGAGGCCTTGTCTGTTCTTGAGAGAGATCCAAGCTACGAGATTGTCGTATCCGACATTGAGATGCCCGAAATGAACGGCTTTGAGCTTTGCGAGGCAATCCGCCGCCAGCCAGCGACCCGCGATATTCCGATTATCGCTCTGTCGTCGCTGTGCACCCCGGCTGCCATCGAGCGCGGTCGTCAGGCTGGCTTCAACGACTATGTTGCCAAGTTTGACCGTCCGGGCCTCATCGCCTCTCTGAAGGAACAACGCATTGAATTGGGAGTTGCAGCATGA
- the fliI gene encoding flagellar protein export ATPase FliI encodes MVQELISKLEDINPRHAFGRVASIQGHLVEVVGPLFEMSVGSMLHIHVDGREPIKCEVVGFSSDRALCLPYSELDGIRLGSRAELHGPAVVRPTKDWLGRMINAFGEPIDGKGPLGRGHDAVSLRGKPPAAHKRMRVGGPMDLGVRALNTFVTLCEGQRMGIFAGSGVGKSVLLSMLARNASSQVNIIGLIGERGREVQEFVEDDLGEEGLKRSIVVVATSDEMALMRRQAAYLTLALSEFYRKQGKQVLCMMDSVTRFAQAQREIGLAAGEPPTSKGYTPTVFAELPKLLERAGPGEKNEGAVTGLFTVLVEGDNHNEPVADAVRGILDGHIVMERAIAERGRYPAINILKSVSRTLPKAADPAFWPDVLKARQFMATYSDMEELIRLGAYKQGSDPNVDLAIALHEPLETFLTQNKGEATSIEEGYQALQSILGTQTATGNSGL; translated from the coding sequence ATGGTACAGGAACTGATCAGTAAACTGGAGGACATAAACCCGCGGCATGCATTTGGCCGGGTTGCGTCGATTCAGGGCCATCTGGTGGAAGTGGTGGGGCCTCTCTTCGAGATGAGCGTGGGCTCCATGCTGCATATACATGTGGACGGACGGGAGCCGATCAAATGCGAGGTGGTTGGCTTTTCCTCTGATCGAGCTCTTTGTCTCCCCTATTCGGAGTTGGACGGGATTCGACTCGGAAGTCGGGCCGAGCTGCATGGACCCGCAGTTGTTCGCCCCACGAAAGACTGGCTGGGGCGCATGATCAATGCGTTTGGCGAGCCGATCGATGGCAAGGGGCCTTTGGGGCGCGGGCATGATGCCGTATCCTTGCGTGGGAAGCCTCCAGCGGCGCACAAGCGCATGCGCGTGGGTGGGCCTATGGATCTTGGGGTGCGGGCGCTTAATACCTTTGTGACGCTTTGTGAGGGCCAGCGTATGGGTATCTTTGCGGGCTCGGGTGTTGGCAAGTCGGTTCTGCTCTCCATGTTGGCGCGCAACGCCAGTTCCCAGGTCAATATCATCGGGCTCATCGGTGAACGTGGACGTGAGGTGCAGGAATTCGTCGAGGATGATCTGGGCGAAGAGGGGCTCAAGCGCTCGATCGTGGTGGTGGCTACATCCGACGAAATGGCCCTTATGCGCCGCCAGGCAGCCTATCTGACGCTGGCCCTTTCCGAATTTTACCGAAAGCAGGGCAAGCAGGTTCTCTGCATGATGGATTCGGTAACACGCTTTGCACAGGCGCAGCGCGAAATCGGTCTGGCAGCCGGAGAACCGCCGACTTCCAAGGGATATACCCCCACAGTTTTCGCAGAATTGCCCAAATTGTTGGAAAGAGCGGGGCCTGGAGAAAAAAATGAGGGGGCCGTTACAGGTCTTTTTACTGTTTTGGTGGAAGGTGATAATCACAATGAGCCTGTAGCGGATGCTGTCCGTGGTATTCTGGATGGACATATCGTTATGGAAAGGGCCATTGCTGAGAGGGGAAGGTACCCGGCGATTAACATTTTGAAATCTGTTTCGCGTACACTCCCCAAGGCTGCCGATCCGGCCTTCTGGCCTGATGTGCTAAAGGCTCGGCAATTTATGGCGACCTATTCGGATATGGAAGAGTTGATCCGGTTGGGAGCCTATAAACAGGGAAGCGATCCAAATGTGGATTTGGCTATCGCTCTTCATGAACCGCTGGAAACCTTCCTTACACAAAATAAGGGGGAGGCCACCAGCATCGAAGAGGGATACCAGGCGTTACAGTCCATTTTGGGAACGCAGACCGCAACGGGTAATTCGGGGCTTTAA